The window TCTGGTTTGGGGAAAGCTTTAGCTCGTGAATGTGCATTACAAGGTGCGCAAGTTGTTTTGACATCGCGTCGTTATGAAGAATTGGAGTCGGTTCGTATTGGCTTATTGAAACCAGAACAACATATTTCAATTGCTGCCGATATCACTGATGAAGCCCAAGTCCGACACGCGTATGAGCAAGTATTGGCATGTAAGGGACGTATAGATTGGTTAATCAATAATGCAGGTTTAAGTCAGCGTGCTTTGATCCAAGATACAACGATGCAAACAGAACGTGCAATCATGGAAGTGGATTACTTTTCACAAGTGTTTTTGACTAAAACAGTACTTCCAACCTTCCTGAAACAGAAATCGGGTCGAGTGGTATTTGTTTCGAGTGTTGCTGGACTATTAGGGACACAATATCGAGCCAGTTATTCTGCGGCAAAAGCTGCGATTCATATGTGGGCGAATAGTCTGCGTGCCGAAGTTGCAAAAGAGGGTGTTGAAGTTTCTGTCGTATTCCCTGGTTTTGTGAAGACCAATGTTTCCTTTAATGCATTAAACGGAGAAGGAAAGCCACAAGGGCATCAAGATGAAGCGATTGAGAATGGATTAGATGCTGATATTTTTGCAGAACGCGTGGTTGCATCATTGATGGCGGGGGAGGAATATATTGTTGTTGGTGGTAAAAAAGAGCAACTCGGTGTTCTCGTCTCTCGTTTGTCACCAAGTTTGCTATACAAAATGATTCGTAAGAGTAAAGTGAAGTAATGGAGACATAAAAAAGGCTTTAAAATGGAAGATGATTTGAACCCAGCACATTCGCCTGCAAAAAGACAAGTATCG is drawn from Acinetobacter suaedae and contains these coding sequences:
- a CDS encoding SDR family NAD(P)-dependent oxidoreductase; protein product: MAKLKSLENKVVWITGASSGLGKALARECALQGAQVVLTSRRYEELESVRIGLLKPEQHISIAADITDEAQVRHAYEQVLACKGRIDWLINNAGLSQRALIQDTTMQTERAIMEVDYFSQVFLTKTVLPTFLKQKSGRVVFVSSVAGLLGTQYRASYSAAKAAIHMWANSLRAEVAKEGVEVSVVFPGFVKTNVSFNALNGEGKPQGHQDEAIENGLDADIFAERVVASLMAGEEYIVVGGKKEQLGVLVSRLSPSLLYKMIRKSKVK